From a single Equus asinus isolate D_3611 breed Donkey chromosome 2, EquAss-T2T_v2, whole genome shotgun sequence genomic region:
- the SAXO2 gene encoding stabilizer of axonemal microtubules 2, translating into MPQSFTAGLGCQGRRCHCHNQKTSRARRTPRPPRVRTAPCDRDAAAGPADPASRGPAALRGGRCLCHRELQSRADPAPPSGQDAACDRDAAAGPTPRASRGPAAVRGALPSRWHRVSLPRARGCGSPGGPRAGRSASAVGGDAGVGTARWEFPPDDYRAWDIQKTELYKREQTYSPPAVKFGNSTTFQDDYVPQEIKPRQSFRPSSVVKCSTCPFDGDTSHRLDYVPYQLEVKSARPREVYKPTSQPFEVLTTHRRDFQGLAGETAKICRPAHTRVTQRAHFEGSTEFRESFQLWELPPPEVRKVQEYVPPAGAMQSDSTSHLDYVPHQATRVLPVRPLSHRRRNSDPFQGKSTTKEDFPAWESHRQGPVKQQPQIPAPSGRFEGLSTFRSHYVPHELVPTESCRPLHVPVKSSALFDDVTMYSTEYVPKRREICPASCPSPPGYVFEHTDSRGHQFFRKVTPVVKAF; encoded by the exons ATGCCCCAAAGTTTCACCGCAGGTCTGGGCTGCCAAGGGAGGCGCTGCCATTGCCACAATCAGAAAACCAGCAGAGCCCGGCGgacccctcgtccccctcgggtcAGGACGGCCCCCTGTGACCGGGACGCGGCTGCTGGCCCCGCCGACCCCGCCTCCCGCGGTCCTGCAGCCTTGCGGGGGGGGCGCTGCCTCTGCCACAGGGAACTGCAGAGCCGGGCGGACCCCGCGCCCCCGTCGGGTCAGGACGCCGCCTGTGACCGGGACGCTGCTGCTGGCCCCACGCCCCGCGCCTCCCGCGGTCCTGCAGCCGTGCGGGGGGCGCTGCCCTCCCGGTGGCACCGAGTCAGCCTCCCGCGAGCACGTGGATGCGGGAGCCCGGGCGGTCCACGTGCCGGCCGTTCCGCCTCTGCGGTGGGAGGAGACGCCGGTGTAGGCACAGCCAGATGGGAGTTTCCACCCG atgATTATAGAGCTTGGGACATTCAGAAAACTGAACTTTATAAACGAGAACAAACTTACTCTCCCCCCGCTGTGAAATTTGGAAATTCAACCACATTTCAGGACGACTATGTTCCACAGGAGATAAAGCCCAGGCAGAGCTTTAGACCCAGCTCTGTGGTCAAATGCTCCACATGCCCTTTTGATGGTGACACCAGTCATCGCCTTGACTATGTGCCTTACCAGCTAGAAGTCAAGTCCGCAAGGCCGAGAGAAGTTTACAAGCCAACCAGCCAACCCTTTGAGGTTCTCACAACGCACCGACGTGACTTTCAGGGTCTGGCTGGTGAAACTGCGAAAATCTGCAGACCTGCACACACCAGAGTGACCCAAAGAGCTCATTTCGAAGGAAGCACTGAATTCCGTGAAAGTTTCCAGCTGTGGGAACTCCCGCCCCCTGAGGTCAGGAAAGTGCAGGAGTACGTTCCTCCTGCAGGTGCGATGCAGTCAGACAGCACGAGCCACCTCGACTACGTTCCCCATCAGGCCACACGTGTCCTTCCCGTCAGGCCGCTGTCCCATCGGAGGAGGAACAGTGATCCCTTCCAAGGGAAGAGCACCACGAAGGAAGACTTTCCCGCGTGGGAGAGTCATCGCCAAGGCCCCGTCAAGCAGCAGCCGCAGATTCCTGCCCCGTCTGGAAGGTTCGAGGGTTTGAGCACTTTCAGGTCTCACTATGTGCCTCATGAACTGGTTCCAACGGAGAGCTGTAGACCTTTACATGTTCCTGTTAAGAGTTCTGCTCTGTTTGATGACGTAACCATGTACTCCACAGAGTACGTGCCAAAGAGACGGGAGATCTGCCCTGCCAGCTGTCCTTCGCCTCCAGGCTACGTCTTCGAGCACACGGACTCCCGAGGTCATCAGTTCTTCCGCAAGGTCACTCCCGTGGTAAAGGCCTTCTGA